CCCACaagaagagggaaaggagagggcTGCTTTTCCAGTGAGCTGCAGTGGGGCTGACGCGGAGTCCACAGGCAGGAGGGGGCCGTGCCGCAGGGGTGACCTCCAGAATCTCACCAGGACAGTCCCACAACGCCCCTGCCTCTGAGGGAGTGGGGTGACTGCCTTTCCTCTAAGGTGACAGCTGAGAACCGCAGGCCTTGGGGGCCTAGGCATGGGGGTCCAGGAAGGGGAGGGGTCCCTGCTGCCCTCGTCCACCCTCTCTCTGGGCTTCCGCCAGGTGGGTGTGCAGACTGGTGAGCTGCCAGCAGGGACCCAGACGCGCCAGGCCTGGAGATGGCTGGAAACTGCTCCTGGGAGGCCCATCCCGGCAACAGGGACAAGGCAAGTGCCACAGGTGAAGGGCCCCGGTCCTGCCCAGACGGGTGTGGGTGGGAGGGACAGACCCAGCCCAGCATCTCCTCCCCTATCCCCCAGTTCCTGGCCCCACTCTCCAGCTCTGGACCCACAGTGGGCAGTGGGCTCCTCTGGGCTATGTGGCTGGGCACCAGTTCCCTGGACCCTCCTACCCTCCTGTCCTCATCAGTGAGGCAAGCACCAGGACTGGACACCCTCAAGGTCCCTCGCTGTGCTGACCCTGGGGTCGCCTTGTAGCATCCTCGCAAGGTCTTGTTTCATCTCTTCCCTGCAGAGGTGGGGCAGTCAGCTACTTACTACATCCAGGCGGGCCAGGAAGCCCTGGGACACTGACTCCAAGGTGGCCCTGATGTCATGTGTTCCGTGGAGCCCTGCGGGTCCAAGGGCCACCCTGAGAGTGTTGCCCCAGGCCAGGGTCCATTAGTCATGAGTCACCCACCCTGAGACTCTGACAACCCCTCCAGGCTGACCCTCTTCCTACCCTCAGCCAGCCTAGTCCCCTACTTCTCTGAGTCCCTTGAAAAGTCTGGGATTTCCTTCGCTCTCAACTtggaaggatctcttgaatcCCTGTCCATCCTCTTCTgcatttgaggaaactgaggcttatacCCAGGTAGTAACTTGACTGGGATTAGCCCCTAGGTCAGGAGCAGAGTGGGGACTCCAGCCCAGCCCCCGGGATCTCGGCCCCACACCCTTGggccctctccctcctccccgtAGTGACCGCTGTGGAGTGGCGgccgcaggaggcagaggttggattggtgggtggggtggggccgTCTGCAGAAACTCCCAGCGCAAAGGCAGAGCTCGGGGTGGGGCCGGGCTCCAGAGCAGGCATTTTACAAGGCGGTATGTGGCTGGTCACGGCAGCTACACGCCCAGTGACTCACCCGGCCTCCCCCTCTGACTCCGAGGAGGGGATTGCAGACTTTTTCCAGCATGCATGCGTGCAAGAGGCACTGAGTTAGCTGACCGCCTCCATCCAGCCCCCTGAAGCCCAGCTCTTTCCCAGCGCCTGAGCTGGTCCTCTTGGGCCTGTTTGGGCACCAGATCCTATGGTCTAGTTCCCCAACCCAGAAGCGTGTCCAGGTCACCCACAGGAAAGAGAAGCTAAGGAGTGGGATTTGGGGCGAACAGACCGGCAGAGAGGTTGAGTCGATAAATGCATTTAGAGAATGGCAGGGAGGGAGCAGGGCCCCCTTACGGTGCTTGCCCTGACCTCGAAGAGTCTCCCCAGAGGTTTGCTAACGCCTCCAGTCCTGTTTTCAGGCTCCCCTTGACCTGAGCAGGCTGGGAGGTTCCTCCCTTTACAACAGGGTGTCCAACCCCGAGAACAGTCTCTCAGGACCCAGCTTTCTGCCGGAGCTGGGAGTCACCTGAAGGCGGCAGAATGGATCCTGCCTTCATAaccttgtcttttgttttgttagGGAGCCCCGAGCAGTGGGAACAGAAGCCAGGCTTGTGGGGGAGACGCTGGATATGGGAAGGGGAGTGACCGTTCTCCAGGCAGGCAGCCTTTGCCTCTGGGAGGAGAGGTCGGAGGGGACCGCCTGAGAACTGCAGCCGGCCTGTAGAGAGATGGGTTGTTTGGCCCGCACAGCGTgtttaaatgttaacatttaaagATCGGGTATTTCACATTCCAGTCTAGAGTTCAGGCTTCTCTTCAGGGAGCGGGGGAGGACCATCAGCCACTCCAGCCCACCCAACCCCTGGCCCCCACCGGCTGGAGCACAGCAGGCCGCCCCCTTCACTCTCGAGAGGGGCTCTCGGGTTTGCCACTGTGCCCCCCTCATCTATTCCTTGCACCTGGCCCACCTGCATGCATTTATACAGACGCCTAGACGCTGAGGGCAGGACGGATACTCCACTGGGATGCACTCTTACAGCCACACCAACGGTTAAAGTATCGAAATGCTTCCCTGCAGCTTGATAAACAGCTGctgcctctcccccaccccagggaCCCCCTGGACTTTCCCACAATCTGGAAACCCCAAGGGCAACCCTGGCTCATCAGGGAGCCACCTCTCATCCCACTAGAGGACAGGGTCCGGCTTCGGGGAAGGCCGAGgtccacttgttttttttttttttttctttaaatgtaacttacaagtgattttatttcttcaaatagtttCGTGTTTTTTGAAACCTTGCAAGATTTTGCAAGAATAGTACAATACCCACCAGTACTTCACCTCAGCTCAGCCATCATTAAACCTTCACCGCAAGTGCTTTCTCTGTATCTCCTGACAGATAGACTTTTTCCCAGAATGATTTGAAAGTAAATTGCAAgactgggcccagtggctcacgcctgcaatcccagcactttgggaggccaaggcaggcagattacctgaggtcaagagattgagaccagtctggccaacatgatgaaaccccgtgtctactaaaaatacaaaaattagcggggcatggcggcatgtgcctgtaatcccagctatcaggagcctgaggctggagggttgcttgaagctgggaggcggaggctgcagtgagccaagatcgcgccactgcactccagcctgggtgacagagcgagactctgtctcaaaaacaaacaaacaaacgaaaggAAATTGCAGACACCAAGCCCTTGACGCCCAAATAGCCTGTATCTTCTAAGAACAAGGACGTTCCTGCAGTCACATAGTGAAAATGTGCGTATCCATGGTACATTGTCACATTCAAAAGCTGCAACAGTGATGCAATGCCACTATCTCTGCACCGTCCATACTCACATTTCCCCAGTGATCCCAACCATATCCTTTCCAGCAGTTGTTGAGATCCAGCGTATAATCCAGGATTCTGGATTTATTTTCAGATCTTTCTGGGAAAAAAGTCTATCTGTCAAGAGATAGAGAGAAAGCACTTGTGGTAAAGGGTTAAGGATGACTGAACTGAGGTGAAGTACTGGTGGGCGTTGTACTATTCTTGCAATCCAGGATTCTATCACTGTGTTTCGGAGTCATGTCTCTTTGATCTTCTTAAAAATGGAAAGgctcggctgggcgtggtggctcacacctataaacccagcactttgggaggctgaggcaggtggatctcctgacgtcaagagatcgagaccagcctggccaacatggtgaaaccccgtctctactgaaaatacgaaaattagccggacgtggtggcatgcacctgtagtcccagctactcaggaggctgaggcaggagaatcgcttgaacctgagaggcagaggttgcagtgagccgagatcacgccactgcactccagcctgggcgacagagtgagactcctaaaaaaaaaaaaaaaagaaagaaagaaaggctctgcaatttttttcttgtgtgaCTTGGATGTTTTTTGGACAGTCTACTCTGACCGGTGGGCAGCCTGACACCCTTCCTGGGCACTGTCTGGTGCTACCTCCACTGCTATAGGTGCCATTCTGTGCTGCTAGCTCGAGACTCTGGGACAGAGAGTTCACATGGGTTGGGGTCGGGATGTTTGAGAATAGAGTTGCAGCCAGTTACCTGCTCCACAGCCACTGCCCTACAGACCCCCTCCCTGCCCTAAGTCCCTAATCGGGAGCCCCCCACGCTAGGTCCCAGGTGCAGATCTGCGGGTGGGGACCAGCCGGCATCACAGGTGTCCCCCTCTGCACCTGTGCAGATGTGCCCTGGCATGAGCGAGGCCCCGGAACTCTACAGCCGGGGCTTCCTGACCATCGAGCAGATCACGATGCTGCCGCCTCCGGCCGTCATGAACTACATCTTCCTGCTCCTCTGCCTGTGTGGCCTGGTGGGCAACGGGCTGGTCCTCTGGTTTTTCGGCTTCTCCATCAAGAGGAACCCCTTCTCCATCTACTTCCTGCACCTGGCCAGTGCCGACGTGGGCTACCTCTTCAGCAAGGCGGTGTTCTCCATCCTGAACACGGGGGGCTTCCTGGGCGCGTTTGCCGACTATATCCGCAGCGTGTGCCGAGTCCTGGGGCTGTGCATGTTCCTCACCGGCGTGAGCCTCCTGCCGGCCGTCAGCACAGAGCGCTGCACGTCAGTCATCTTCCCCTCCTGGTACTGGCGTCGGCGGCCCAAGCGCTTGTCAGCCGTGGTGTGCGCCCTGCTGTGGGTCCTGTCCCTCCTGGTCACCTGCCTGCACAACTACTTCTGCGTGTTCCTGGGCCGCGGGGCCCCGGGCGCGGCCTGCAGGCACATGGACATCTTCCTGGGCATCCTCCTGTTCCTGCTCTGCTGCCCGCTCATGGTACTGCCCTGCCTGGCCCTCATCCTGCACGTGGAGTGCCGGGCCCGACGGCGTCAGCGCTCTGCCAAGCTCAACCATGTCATCCTGGCCATGGTCTCCGTCTTCCTGGTGTCCTCCATCTACTTAGGGATTGACTGGTTCCTCTTCTGGGTCTTCCAGATCCCGGCCCCCTTCCCCGAGTACGTCACCGACCTGTGCATCTGCATCAACAGCAGCGCCAAACCCGTCGTCTACTTCCTGGCCGGGAGGGACAAGTCGCAGCGGCTGTGGGAGCCGCTCAGGGTGGTCTTCCAGCGGGCCCTGCGGGACGGCGCTGAGCTGGGGGAGGCCGGGGGCAGCACGCCCAACACGGTCACCATGGAGATGCAGTGCCCCCCGGGGAACGCCTCCTGAGAGCCCAGCacctggaggaggcaggggcaggaagcGGCCTCCGGGACCCTTTGCCTTGGGACAGAGATGGGCACCTGCCTCTGAGTCCACAAAGGAGAAGAAACATGTGTTTCC
This portion of the Macaca mulatta isolate MMU2019108-1 chromosome 14, T2T-MMU8v2.0, whole genome shotgun sequence genome encodes:
- the MRGPRF gene encoding mas-related G-protein coupled receptor member F isoform X1, which produces MRTKPDDGCRPAGRVGVQTGELPAGTQTRQAWRWLETAPGRPIPATGTRQVPQMCPGMSEAPELYSRGFLTIEQITMLPPPAVMNYIFLLLCLCGLVGNGLVLWFFGFSIKRNPFSIYFLHLASADVGYLFSKAVFSILNTGGFLGAFADYIRSVCRVLGLCMFLTGVSLLPAVSTERCTSVIFPSWYWRRRPKRLSAVVCALLWVLSLLVTCLHNYFCVFLGRGAPGAACRHMDIFLGILLFLLCCPLMVLPCLALILHVECRARRRQRSAKLNHVILAMVSVFLVSSIYLGIDWFLFWVFQIPAPFPEYVTDLCICINSSAKPVVYFLAGRDKSQRLWEPLRVVFQRALRDGAELGEAGGSTPNTVTMEMQCPPGNAS
- the MRGPRF gene encoding mas-related G-protein coupled receptor member F isoform X2 — protein: MAGNCSWEAHPGNRDKMCPGMSEAPELYSRGFLTIEQITMLPPPAVMNYIFLLLCLCGLVGNGLVLWFFGFSIKRNPFSIYFLHLASADVGYLFSKAVFSILNTGGFLGAFADYIRSVCRVLGLCMFLTGVSLLPAVSTERCTSVIFPSWYWRRRPKRLSAVVCALLWVLSLLVTCLHNYFCVFLGRGAPGAACRHMDIFLGILLFLLCCPLMVLPCLALILHVECRARRRQRSAKLNHVILAMVSVFLVSSIYLGIDWFLFWVFQIPAPFPEYVTDLCICINSSAKPVVYFLAGRDKSQRLWEPLRVVFQRALRDGAELGEAGGSTPNTVTMEMQCPPGNAS
- the MRGPRF gene encoding mas-related G-protein coupled receptor member F isoform X3; this translates as MCPGMSEAPELYSRGFLTIEQITMLPPPAVMNYIFLLLCLCGLVGNGLVLWFFGFSIKRNPFSIYFLHLASADVGYLFSKAVFSILNTGGFLGAFADYIRSVCRVLGLCMFLTGVSLLPAVSTERCTSVIFPSWYWRRRPKRLSAVVCALLWVLSLLVTCLHNYFCVFLGRGAPGAACRHMDIFLGILLFLLCCPLMVLPCLALILHVECRARRRQRSAKLNHVILAMVSVFLVSSIYLGIDWFLFWVFQIPAPFPEYVTDLCICINSSAKPVVYFLAGRDKSQRLWEPLRVVFQRALRDGAELGEAGGSTPNTVTMEMQCPPGNAS